Sequence from the Schistocerca americana isolate TAMUIC-IGC-003095 chromosome 11, iqSchAmer2.1, whole genome shotgun sequence genome:
aatcagcacacattccactgtcAACACCTTGCCCTCTAATGTCTTGCTGCCAACTTTGTCAAGGAGGAAAAAAGAAATTCCTTTCACTGTCAGAGGCTGAGGACTCTTCCTTTCTGGGCACACCTCATACAAAGGCAACTGTCCCTCCTGCAGGTAATGACTGCTTTTGCTAAATAAATCTGTAATGACACTAAGTTACAGCCACATTGCAGTCCGGACGAAAATTGTATTTTAGCCCAACACAATACACAGCAGAGTGTCTGGAGGAGGACCACCACATTAGCTACTGCCAGTCAGAAGAAGGGGGAAGGTGTGGGGAATGTGCATACAACTGGCGACAACTGAGCCACCTACCAATGTTACAACTTCATGAACTTTAATTGGACTTACGAACAATGAACAGGTTCCTTCTAGTTTTTAAGCTGAATACAGTGACAGAGTCAGAATGTGGTGCAAATTATTTCCTGCACTTCAATTTCCGTTAGGGAGTTGGTGAACAAATATTCAAGTAAAATAACTATTGCATTACTGTGCCTTGTCAATCTTTACATATAGGCCATGATAATAAACAAAACAACcagaatcatttttttaaataggggAGTGCCACTCTTCTGAAGCTTtgtagcaaattaaaactgtgcgccagccTGAGACTCGAACCTAAAACCTCACCTTTCTAGGGCAATGCCCTGCTTTCAACACGATTCACACACAATTCAGACTTGTGAGTCATGCCTCAATAGCTCAGAACATTGACCAAGAAGGCAAGGTACCAGGTTCCAATTCTGGcctggcacatggttttaatctaatAAGAAgtttcaaacaacaacaacaacaacaataatgtttaCAGGCAGTAGTTCTGGTAATCTAACTgtggtaacaaatttccacttcacaaaaagaatatgTACTGTGAATATTAGGTTCTATGTGTAATTCCAGTTTCACGTGACACCAACTAAAtagtttatctaaaaacaaagatgctgcaacttaccaaacaaaagtgttggtatgttgataggagacaacacacacacaaatttcaagcttttgcaacccacagttgcttcatcacgaaagagggaaggagagggaaagacgaaaggatgtgggttttaagcgaGAGGGTTAGGAGTCaatccaatcctgggagtggaaagacttaccttaaggggaaaagggacacacacacacacacacacacacacacacacacacacacacacacacacacagtactgccGATGGATGTGCGTGtgcgtgtatacctgtcccttttccccctaaggtaagtctttccgctcccaggattggaatgactccttaccctctcccttaaaacccacatcctttcgtctttccctctccttctctctttcctgatgaagcaaccgtgggttaagaagcttgaaatttgtgtgtgtgtgtgtgtgtgtgtgtgtgtgtgtgtgtgtgtgtgtgtgtgtgtgtgtgtgttttattgtctcctatcaacataccaactctttcgtttggtaagttacagcatctttgtttttagatatatttttcccacatggaatgttttcctctattatattcatacaaCTAAATAGTTTTGAAGATTGTGAAGCAGGGTAGTCAACAAAGAATACTTGCCACAGGTCTGAACATCTTGTAGTCATCCAGCAGGTAGTAAAGCCCAAAGAATCCACCGACGACCCCGACAAAGGCCAGCGCCTGCTGCGTTGCCGTAAAACGCGGTCTTCCAGAAATGTCGTATCGGTCCTCCCCGAACATGTCAAACTCTACGTGCAGCTGAAACCACACGAAACATTCGCATCATTGGTAGTCAACAGAAACATATCCACTTATCTATTAGTactcccccaaaacacacacacacacacacacacacacacacacacacacacacacacagactttgtAGTTTCTACTGTGACCACCAGATGGCAGAAGCAGCATCACTGGAAAAATTTGTTAGTTTTGAAACCTCTATTACTGTCAGTTGCTTTTAAGGTTGTCATCTGACATTTTGAGTTTGCTCTATTTCATGCGTTTTGTGTGTTTTCGTGTCTATTTAGCATTGAAAATGTGCAGTGAAGAAGAGGCACATTTGCAGCAAATGATGTACAAAGCTCTTAACATGCCTGTAGAAGATGAAAATAAAGCATTTGATGCTGATCAGTTTACATATCATGTGAGTATATTGGCAAGTGCAGATCTTTCTCAAAATTGAGTTCTTGCATGTGTTTATCATATTATTTTCACAGATTGTGTTGTTATGATCAACTGTCCACCAGGAAATGAATCTGAAGATGTTAGTGCAGTGAATGTAATATTGGACTACGTATCTTGCTACGTATCAAGTTGCAGCACACTGTGCTCCACCATGAATGCTGAATTTTagacgataaatgggtattcaatggacaaatatattatactagaactgacatgtgattacattttcaagcatttttggtgcatagatcctgagaaatcagtacccagaacaaccacctctggctatattaacggccttgatatgcctgggcattgagtcaaacagagctccgatggcgtgtacaggtacagctaccaacacagcttcaacacgataccacagttcataaagagtagtgacaagcgaattgttacgagccagttgctcagccaccattgaccagacgttttcaattggtgagagatttggagaatgtgctggccagggcagcagtcaaacattttctgtattcagaaagagccgtacaggacctgcaacatgcggtcgtgcattatcctgctgaaatgtagggtttcgcagggatcaaatgaagggtagagccacgggtcctaacacatctgaaatgtaatgtccactgttcaaagcacagtcaatgcgaacaagaggtgaccgagacgtgtaaccaatggcacccgataccatcacgccggatgatacgccagtacgtgcgttcaccgcgatgtcgccaaacacggatgcgaccttcatgatgctgtaaacagaatctggattcatccgaaaaaactatgttttgccattcgtgcacccaagttcgtcattgaatacaccatcacagacgctcctgtctgtgatgcagcgtcaagggtagccgcagccgtggtctccgagctgatagtccgtgctgccaCAAACTTCGtcaaactgttcgagcagatggttgttgtcttgcaaacgtctatctgttgactcagggatcgagacgtggctgcacgattcgttacagccatgcggataagatgcctgtcatctcgactgctagtgatacgaggctgtcggGACGctgaacggcgttccgtattacccttctgaacccaccgattccatattctgctgacaatcattggatctcgaccaatgtgagcagaaatgtcgtgatagaataaaccgcaattgcgacaggctacaatccgacctttatcaaagtcggaaatgcgatggtacgcatttctcctccttacacgaggcatcacaacaacgtttcgccaggcaatgccggtcaactgctgtttgtgtatgagaaatcggtcggaaactttcctcatgacagcacgttgtaggtgtcgccaccggcaccaaccttgtgtgaatgctctaaaaggctgatcatttgcatatcacagcatcttcttcctgtcggttaaatttcccgtctgtagcacgccatcttcatggtgtagcaattttaatggccagtagcgtactacaAAAAAAATTTGAACAGGTAGACCACATGTTTGCTTATGCATCTGAATATTAGAAGTCCTTTTCAGTATTTTGTTCAGCAATAAATGCAACTAAATTGCAGTTACATTTCTGTATTCAGCTTCAACACTAACAATACCACAATAAGCACATTTAATGCAGACAGTCGAATAAACTAAAAATGTTTTGAATCCAACTACAAATTTCTACACAATTTATAGCTTACTTATTTTAGCTAGCCCACCAGTACTGGCGACTATTGGTACACCGCTGTAAGTGTTAATAACTGGctgtcacaaaatattttttacttccttttttgttgtGTATTAACTTAATCCTATCATGAGCTGAACAGTGAATCCATATCTGATGTTAGCTTGTCTCTCCATTATATACAGTTCTGTCAAAATGTAAACCATaaactgcaaaattaaaaaaaaaaaatacatgtttaattggaATAATAATTACTTTTCCAGTACGAACATAAGTTTTACAGAAGTATAAATATGAAAGACATCTTTATTACATAGGAATTGTGTGTCAGCTGGtatatatttcctttcttgtttctctttgAACCATCTAATGCAGTCTCTTCTCCAACCAATTGATCTGTGTGTGTCCATCTCAAGTAGGAAATTGTAGCCTCCCACCATACTAATATCTAATGGTCACGATGCTGTCTTTCTGTCACATCGACTAGATGAAAGTGCTCACTGTGTgtctaagtctacatctacatctacatacatactttacaagcCAGCGTacaatgcgtggcggagggtatcctgtaccacttccTTTGCTGTTCCACATGCAAACAGAGCTACGGTAAAACCACTATCTATATGCTTCTGTattaaccctaatttctcttaccttattttTGTGGCCCTCACCCAAAATGTATGTCGGTGGTAGTAAGATCAtcccgcagtcagcttcaaatgtcatttctctaaatttcctcaacagcATTCCTTGAAAGGAATGTCGCCTTGCCTGTGGTGATACTCATTTGCATTTCACAACCATCTCTGTGACAACTGTGTGCTGCTCAAACCTACTACTAACAAATCTAGCAATCTGCCTCTGCacggcttcgatgtcttcctttaattagaCCAGGTGCGGATCCCAACAATTCAAATGAGGATCACCACAGGGAAGGCGACATTCCTTTCAAGGAATGCTGTTGAGGAAATTTATAGAAatcacatttgaagctgactacgggATGATCTTACTACcacattcataacgggtggcagggacaaagattccagtgaaatttttttaagtactttatctgtaaactaccttgagcagttaaacagagaaccgactcgtggcgataacatattagaccttctggtgacaaacagacccgaactatttgaaacagttaatgcagaacagggaatcagcgatcataaatctGTTActgcccttccggcagctattgaacgcactgggtgtgaccggctgcagatagtagcacatgtcggaacgaatgacgcctgccgcttgggttctgaggccatccttggttccttccggcggctggctgatttggtgaagacaaccagcatcgcacgcggagtgcaagctgagcttaatatctgcagcatagtgcccagagtcgatcgcggtcctctggtttggagccgtgtggagggtctaaaccagaggctcagacgactctgcgactataatggttgcaaattcatcgacctccgttattgggtggagaactgtagggcccccctagacaggtcaggcgtgcactacacaccggaagcagctactagggtagcagagtacgtgtggcgtacacacgggggttttttaggttagagggacccccccttgggcgaaacgataaaatacctgacggcttaccagagaggacattatcatcgttgataaagaacgtccgtcctcagagaccaaaaacaggaaaagttaacgtaatattggtaaactgcaggagtatccagggcaaggttcctgaattagtatctcttattgaaggaaatagtgcgcatatagtattaggaacggaaagttggttaaaaccggaagtgaacagtaacgaaatcctagacacagaatggaatatataccgcaaggataggataaacgccaatggtggaggagtatttatagcagtaaagaattcaataatatccagtgaagttattagcgaatgcgaatgtgaaataatctgggttaagctaagtatcaaaggtgggtcagatatgatagtcggatgcttctatagaccacctgcatcagcaaccgtagtagttgagcgtctcagagagaacctgcagaacgtcgtgaagaagtttcgtgatcatactattgtaatagggggagacttcaatctaccaggtatagaatgggatagtcacacaatcagaactggagccagggacagagactcttgtgacattatcctgactgccttgtccgagaattacttcgagcagatagttagagaaccaactcgtgaagctaacgttttagacctcatagcaacaaatagaccggaacttttcgactccgtgaatgtagaagagggtatcagtgatcataagtcagtggttgcatcaatgactacaagtgtaataagaaatgccaagaaaggaaggaaaatatatttgcttaacaagagtgatagggcacaaatcgcagaatatctgagtgaccaccaacaaacgttcatttctgaggaagaggatgtggaacaaaaatggaaaaaaatcagaaacatcgtccagtacgccttagataagttcgtaccgactaaggtccaaagcgaggggaaagatccaccgtggtataacaatcatgtacgaaaggtactacggaaacaaagaaagcttcatcataggtttaagagtagtcgaatcatagctgataaggaaaagctgaacgaagcgaaaaagagcgtaaagagagcaatgagagaagcattcaacgaattcgaacataaatcattggcaaacaatctaaacaagaaccctaaaaagttttggtcatatgtaaaattggtaagcggatctaaatcccctattcagtcactcgttgaccacgatggcaccgaaacagaggacgaccgaagaaaggcagaaatactgaattcagtgttccgaaactgtttcactgcggaaaatcgtaacacggtccctgacttcagccgtcgcacggacgccaaaatggaaaatattgaaataaacgatatcggaattgaaaaacaactgctatcacttagtagcggaaaagcatccggaccagacgagatacccttaagattctacagtgattatgctaaagaacttgccccctttctatcagcaatttatcgtagatcgctggaagaacgtaaagtacctagcgactggaagaaagcgcaggtcgttcccattttcaagaagggtcataaatcagatgcgaatagttataggcctatttcgcttacgtcaatctgttgtagaataatggaacatgttttgtgttctcgtattatgacgttcttagataatacaaatctccttcatcataaccaacatggattccgcaaacagagatcatgtgaaactcagctcgccctatttgcccaagaaatccacagtgccgtagacactggcgagcagattgatgccgtattcctggacttcaggaaggcatttgatacggttccgcacttacgtttagtgaaaaaaatacgagcttacggaatatcggaccaggtttgtgattggattcaggatttcctagaagaaagaacacaacatgtcattcttaacggttcaaaatctgcagatgtagaggtaatttcgggagtaccgcaaggaagcgtgataggacctttattgtttacaatatacataaatgacttagttgacaacatcggtagctccgtgaggctatttgcagatgacacggttgtctacaagaaagtagcaacatcagaagactcgtacgtactccaggaggacctgcagaggattaatgcatggtgcgacagctggcagctttccctaaacgtagataaatgtaatataatgcgcatacataggggcagaaatccattccagtacgattatgccataggtggtaaatcattggaagcggtaacgaccgtaaaatacttaggagttactatccggagcgatctgaagtggaatgatcacataaaacaaatagtgggaaaagcaggcgccaggttgagattcataggaagaattctaagaaaatgtgactcatcgacgaaagaagtagcttacaaaacacttgttcgtccgattcttgagtattgctcatcagtatgggacccttaccaggttggattaatagaagagatagacatgatccagcgaaaagcagcgcgattcgtcatggggacatttagtcagcgcgagagcgttacggagatgctgaacaagctccagtggcggacacttcaagaaaggcgttacgcaatacggagaggtttattatcgaaattacgagagagcacattccgggaagagatgggcaacatattactaccgcccacatatatctcgcgtaatgatcacaacgaaaagatccgagaaattagagcaaatacggagacttacaagcagtcgttcttcccacgcacaattcgtgaatggaacagggaagggggatcagatagtggtacaataagcaccctccgccacacaccgtaaggtggctcgcggagtatagatgtagatgtagatgtagatgatttcagccgtaaatagaaatattaaaaaaggtaggaagatttttctgtttagcgaaagtgacaaaaagcagatttcagagtacctgacggctcaacacaaaagttttgtctcgagtacagatagtgttgagaatcagtggacaaagttcaaaaccatcgtacaatatgcgttagatgagtatgtgccaaggaagattgtaagagatggaaaagagccaccgtggtacaaaaaccgagttagaaaactgctgcggaagcaaagggaacttcacagcaaacataaacatagccaacaccttgcagacaaacaaaaactacgaaaagggaaatgtaatgtgaggagggccatgcgagaggcgtccaatgaattcgaaagtaaagttctatgtactgacttggcagaaaatcctaagaaattttggtcttatgtcaaagcggtaggtggatcaaaacaaaatgtccagacactatgaccaaaatggtaatgaaacagaggatgacagactaaaggccgaaatactaaatgtctttttccaaagctgtttcacagaggaagactgcactgtagttccttctctagattgtcgcacagatgacaaaatggtagatatcgaaatagatgacagagggatagagaaacaattaaattgcacaaaagaggaaaggtcgctgggataccagtttgattttacacagagtacgtgaaggaacttgccccccttcttgcagcggtgtaccgtaggtctctagaagagcgtagcattccaaaggattggaaaagggcacaggtcatccccgttttccagaagggacgtagaacagatgtgcagaacaatagacctatatctctaacatctatcagttgtagaattttggaacacacataatgttttggaacatgtattatgttcgagtataatgacttttctggagactagaaatctactctgtaggaatcagtatgggtttcgaaaaagacgattgtgtgaaacccagctcgcgctattcgcccatgagactcagagggccatagacacgggtttccaggtagatgccgtgtttgacttccgcaaggcgtttgaaacagttccccaccgtcgtttaatgaacgaagtaagagcatatggactatcagaccaattgtgtgattggattgaagagttcctagataacagaacacagcatgtcattctcaatggagagaagtcttcctaagtaagagtgatttcaggtgtgccgcaggggagtgtcgtaggaccgttgcttttcacagtatacataaatgaccttgtggatgacatcggaagttcactgaggctttttgcagatgatgctgtggtatatcgagaggttgtaacaatggaaaattgtactgaaatgcaggaggatctgcagcgaattgacgtgcggtgcagggaatggcaattgaatctccatgtagacaagtgtaatgtgctgcgaatacacagaaagatagatcctttatcgtttagctacaaaatagcaggtcagcaactggaaacagttaattccataaattacctggaagcacgcattaggagtgatttaaaatggaatgatcatacaaagttgatcgtcggtaaagcagatgccagacagattcattggaagaatcctaaggaaatgcaatctgaaaacaaaggaagtaggttacagtatgcttgttcgcccactgctcgaatactgctcagcagtgtgggatctgtaccagatagggttgaaggaagagatagagaagatgcaacggagagcagcgcgcttcgttacaggatcatttagtaattgcgaaagtgttatggagatgatagataaactccagtggaagactcttaaggagagacgctcagtagctcggtacgggcttttgttgaagtttcgagaacataccttcaccgaggagtcgagcagtatattgctccctcctacgtatatcttgcggagagaccgtgaggataaaatcagagagattagagcccacacagaagcatatcgacaatccttctttccatgaacaatatgagactggaatagaagggagaaccgatagaggtactcaaggtaccctccactacacaccgttaggtggcttgcggagtatggatgtagatgtagaagcagtactcaagaataggtcgcactatggTCCtatatctcctttacagatgaaccaaactttccaaaaattctccaaacaaaccaaagtcgaccattcgtttTCCCtagcacaatcctcacatgctcattacaCTTCGTATCACTTTGCAgcgttacactcagatatttaaataACGTGACTGACAAGCAGGTGCTaccaatgctgtatctgaacattagaggtttgttttttctactcatctggattaacttacatttttctacatttagagccacctgtcattcatcacaccaaccggaaattttgtctaagtcatcttgcatcagcctacagtcactaaacgacaACAATTTcccatacaccatagcatcatcaggaaacaaccaCAGATATCTGCCAGATCACTCACGTATATAGATAGCATATAATAGTGGTCCTATGACACTTTCCTCGGGGCACTGCTGATGATAACCTCATCTgaaacactcaccatcaaggaaaaCACAATGGGTTCCATTATTTCAGAAGCCTTtgagccactctcatatctgggaGACATTACTCAAACTATCAGTGAAAGAATTGAGATGACTGTTCAGAGAGTGAATCTCTGGACTGAAACAGCCTGAATCATTGAACTTTCCCATCAAGTTGGCTACACCATTCTCCTAATTTACATTCTCTCACAGCCAGAGCTGGCAGACCCATCTTCTAAAGCTTAGTGAACTACagttcctgaagtgatttagggaattcaTAGAAAACCCAAGTCAGGACAGTCGGATGTGAGTTTGAACAgcagtcctccagaatgcgagtccagtgtgttaaccactgtgccacctcgctcggtcagaacaATGTAATTTGAcataatcagaaaaagaaatgcaaCATACGTGACGCAAAGGTTATTAATTTAATTTTCGCAAGTGAAACCGTTGCATTTCAACCTTAACCTGTGCTGCAGACCAGTCCATCATCACAAACATATATTTTATGCTATGCCAACCCACAACACCACTGCAATATTCCGGCCTAACCTAGACACCGGGCTGAGCTACAGTTCAGTCTGTCACCATGACCAGCTTTTTTTAGTTTTCACATTTGTCGGTTTCACCAACTCAAACCAAACTGTCACATTCTCACCTAACTGCAACCTCCAAATTTGGGACAAACTTGTaaaaacagtcaaatatttgtgaATATCCGGTTTACAAATTAAACTGCTGCTTGTCCCATTCATTGTAATTCAAGCTGTGCTAATTCACGACATATTTGGATGAAACAGTAAAATGTATGTGACAACAGCAAAGACGACAACAGCTTCAGTATGACCTCTAGGAATTCATTGCGTTTTTTCTCACCTCTCATCGGCTATGTGAAACTATCATTTCACTGGCTACGTGATACCGACAATATTGTCAACTTGTGACAGTAGATGAACAGTGCTGCGACTGCTGCTGACCCTGGTCCAGACTTTAGCTGAAAGatttcacatagtaaaattgctttTTCACTTATTACTACACAGGTACcgttcatttaaaaaaaacatgtttgTGCACCAAGTGTTACTCTTTTTTTTTAACATGCTTCTTTACTACACGAGCCCCAATTTTTATGCCAAGTTTGTCACTAGTTccgtttctgcttcttctcaatGCTTTGCTCCATATTCTGTGCTCTAAACTGACTGCACATCCCATGCAGAAAGCTCCTGCAATATATCCTCACATTCTTTACCCCGTATACTCACAGGCTCATTGTAGTTCCTCTTGTGCTCCGGGAAATCCCAGGGGTAGTACGGGTCGCGGCTCTCGCCCGAGACCTCCGGCAGCTTAGGGTAGTCCCCGTAGCCCATGCCGTCATCTGGGTAGGGCTCGTACTGGTCCGGTCTCAGCCCATACTTCTTGGCTGCCTCTTCACGCTCCTTCTGTGTCTGAGGGTACGGCCCAGGCTTCCAGTCCTTGTTCCAATCTGTGAAGATAAACCTCAGAAACTCATTCTCATCTTCACACAGGGTGACTACAGCATGTGTATcagaaggacacacacacacacacacacacacacacacacacacacacacacacacacacacacacacacacacagagagagagagagagagagagagagagagagagagaactttggGTGTACACCAAagagttataggaccattacttttcttaCATCTTTTCTGCTGTGAGCTCTTTGCTATTACCAACAGTTTACAGAATGCAGTCAGCAATTGAAAACACACCGCTGTATTATTGTCTATGGATAGAACaagcagtaaacatgaagagaaatgTGCCTCACGGGTTTACTGCACTTTGTAGGTCATTCATAACAGCAAACAACTTACAGAAATGAAAATGTGTTTCGCAGCAGTGAAGGTGGATTAGTGCCCGTACCTCTGAAGTTATGCATTTTACAGCTCTGGTTCGATGgacatttttattctgttttcgtctatactaccacagttcaaaatatggaatactttttttcaACAACCTGTGTAAAATAACTAAGGAagatctaggatggaatgtaacaatattatgaaaaggttagtcagtaccatatagcggagatgatggGTCGcatgtaggcacaacaaaaagactgccagaaaGCGTGCTTTCGGCCAATGAGGCCGAGGTCTCAGCAGCCGGAGACTGTGGTaatgtgtgtgtgagagttgcatttatACGAGTGTGTGTACGTTGTCTATTTCTGACGATGGCctcgttggccaaaagctcactttctgacagtcttttcgttgtgcctatctgcgacccagcatctccgccatatagttagcagcaactatccttttcataatactattgTGCAAAGTAACTAGTTCCACGAGGCTTGTAGCATATGATGCTGCTGTCCACAGAGAAGTCTTAACGCTAGAAAAATTTGCAGTGGATTGACACTTGGCACAGGTATTGGCAGATGAACCTAGACATAaataaaagtaacacattccacaTAAATGGggagaaagacccattattgtacaaTTATACGATTTCAGGACTCTCTCTTAAAGCTGTCACTGTTCTGGCGTAAAGTGAAGCGCTGGCATGCCAGTAGGAACATTAGAGCAGAGAGG
This genomic interval carries:
- the LOC124553694 gene encoding NADH dehydrogenase [ubiquinone] 1 beta subcomplex subunit 8, mitochondrial, which codes for MAMVVQLLRSGALNKCNIVPTYQVVRKYWNKDWKPGPYPQTQKEREEAAKKYGLRPDQYEPYPDDGMGYGDYPKLPEVSGESRDPYYPWDFPEHKRNYNEPLHVEFDMFGEDRYDISGRPRFTATQQALAFVGVVGGFFGLYYLLDDYKMFRPVLAKQLPAPGVVHYTFEPAE